A region of Colletotrichum higginsianum IMI 349063 chromosome 10, whole genome shotgun sequence DNA encodes the following proteins:
- a CDS encoding translation initiation factor IF-2 produces the protein MRVSILAAALVATPILGYPLTSDLATRDDSKLSAFDNVKRLLTGSGSPGVLSSIRRRDYGYGGGGGGGGPSSPGGGGPSGPGGSKPSGPGGGGPSGPGGGKPSGPGGGGYSPAPGGGGPSSPGGGSSPAPGGGKPSSPGGGSSPAPGGGKPSSPGDGYSPASGGGKTSGPSGGGPSGPGGGYSQASDGGKPSGPGGGGPSGPGGGYSQASDGGKPSGPGGGGYSPAPGGGGPSSPGGGSSPAPGGGKPSSPGGGYAPAPGGGKPSGPGGGGPSGPGGSGPSGPGGGYAPASSGGKPSGPGGGGPSGPGGGGPSGPGGGSSPAPGGGKPSSPGGGYSPASGGGKTSGPGGGGPSGPGGGYAPASSGGKPSGPGGGGPSGPGGGGPSGPGGGAPGGGGGGGYY, from the coding sequence ATGCGCGTTTCAATCCTTGCGGCCGCCCTCGTGGCCACTCCCATTCTCGGCTACCCGCTCACCAGCGACCTCGCCACCCGCGACGACTCGAAGCTCTCGGCCTTCGATAATGTCAAGCGGCTCTTGACCGGCTCTGGCAGCCCCGGTGTCCTCAGTTCCATTCGTCGTAGAGATTACGGCTACGGTGGTgggggcggtggtggtggccccTCTAGccctggtggtggtggtcctTCTGGCCCCGGTGGTAGCAAGCCTTCTGGccctggtggtggtggtcccTCCGGCCCCGGTGGTGGCAAGCCTTCTGGCCCTGGCGGTGGTGGTTATTCTCCGGCccccggtggtggtggtcctTCTAGCCCCGGTGGTGGTTCTTCTCCGGCTCCTGGTGGTGGCAAGCCTTCTAGCCCCGGTGGTGGTTCTTCTCCGGCTCCTGGTGGTGGCAAGCCTTCCAGCCCCGGCGATGGTTATTCCCCGGCCTCTGGTGGTGGCAAGACTTCCGGCCCCAGCGGTGGAGGTCCCTCCGGCCCCGGCGGTGGTTATTCCCAGGCCTCTGATGGTGGCAAGCCTTCCGGCCCCGGTGGTGGAGGTCCCTCCGGCCCCGGCGGTGGTTATTCCCAGGCCTCTGATGGTGGCAAGCCTTCCGGCCCTGGCGGTGGTGGTTATTCTCCGGCccccggtggtggtggtcctTCTAGCCCCGGTGGTGGTTCTTCTCCGGCTCCTGGTGGTGGCAAGCCTTCCAGCCCCGGTGGTGGTTATGCCCCGGCCCCTGGTGGTGGCAAGCCTTCTGGccctggtggtggtggtcctTCTGGCCCCGGCGGTAGTGGCCCCTCTGGCCCTGGTGGTGGTTATGCCCCGGCCTCTAGTGGTGGCAAGCCTTCTGGtcccggtggtggtggccccTCCGGccccggtggtggtggtcctTCTGGTCCCGGTGGTGGTTCTTCTCCGGCTCCTGGTGGTGGCAAGCCTTCCAGCCCCGGCGGTGGTTATTCCCCGGCCTCTGGTGGTGGCAAGACTTCCGGccccggcggtggtggccCCTCTGGCCCTGGTGGTGGTTATGCCCCGGCCTCTAGTGGTGGCAAGCCTTCTGGtcccggtggtggtggccccTCCGGccccggtggtggtggtcctTCTGGTCCCGGTGGAGGTGctcccggcggcggtggcggaggcggctACTATTAA
- a CDS encoding Metalloprotease 1, whose protein sequence is MVPLLAVALLLAAGISPTLAQYKCANINVALDKRDAIVHPAYYKRRGAPKPVDVYFHVTSMEAHKDRITDTIVDAQFKVMQSTYQRHGFELNLVNVSRIVDDVAGKGFYDEDHVITDQEAYMSWRRATRRGGYDALNVYFFSDLSELIGGQCNLPTNVTAGTDAFYQDGCWINGDTMPGLGPRSANGTGMSSEGHIGVHEVGHWFGLVHTFEGDPCNEVNDGVADTPTIAYPSWGCPIGRDSCPDLPGLDAIHNFMDYSSCMKEFTVGQEVRMHQQFDMFRRKP, encoded by the exons ATGGTGCCTCTCCTTGCAGTAGCGTTACTACTTGCGGCTGGAATATCGCCCACACTGGCGCAGTACAAGTGTGCCAACATCAATGTTGCATTGGATAAGCGCGACGCCATAGTTCATCCTGCTTACTACAAGCGACGGGGTGCGCCCAAGCCCGTGGATGTCTATTTCCATGTTACCAGCATGGAAGCGCACAAGGATCGTATCACGGACACGATCGTTGACGCCCAG TTCAAAGTTATGCAATCGACTTACCAACGTCACGGCTTTGAACTTAACCTTGTTAACGTCTCGCGAATTGTCGACGATGTGGCAGGCAAGGGCTTCTATGATGAAGATCACGTCATAACTGACCAAGAGGCCTACATGAGCTGGCGTCGTGCCACTCGCCGTGGTGGATACGACGCCCTCAACGTCTACTTTTTCTCGGATCTAAGCGAGCTTATCGGCGGTCAATGCAACTTGCCCACGAATGTGACCGCGGGTACCGACGCATTCTACCAGGACGGCTGCTGGATCAACGGGGACACTATGCCGGGCTTAGGACCGAGGAGCGCCAACGGCACGGGTATGTCTTCAGAGGGGCACATTGGGGTTCACGAGGTCGGCCATTGGTTCGGCCTGGTCCATACTTTCGAGGGAGATCCTTGTAACGAAGTCAACGACGGAGTCGCCGACACGCCGACAATTGCATATCCCAGCTGGGGTTGTCCCATTGGTAGAGATTCTTGCCCTGACTTACCAGGTCTTGATGCCATCCATAACTTCATGGATTACTCGAGCTG CATGAAGGAATTTACCGTCGGCCAGGAAGTGCGCATGCATCAGCAGTTTGACATGTTCAGAAGAAAGCCTTGA